Proteins found in one Bremerella volcania genomic segment:
- a CDS encoding MBL fold metallo-hydrolase produces MAEINFLRIVSIPFDENTYVLYREGLASCVVVDPGLEPEKIVEVLQERKLEVVAILNTHGHSDHIAGNGTMKQLYPDAPLVIGYKDAEKLTDPEKNLSAPFGLALISPEEDETVKGGDIYAAAEIEFEVRETPGHSVGHVIFIVKDGSRTIVLGGDVLFRGSIGRTDFPDGSFADLKRAIEEEIFTLPEDAIILPGHGPATTVGDEIEGNPFVGKPAGYQG; encoded by the coding sequence ATGGCTGAGATCAATTTTTTACGCATCGTCAGTATACCTTTCGACGAAAATACGTATGTCCTTTATCGAGAAGGGCTTGCGTCATGTGTCGTGGTCGATCCCGGTTTAGAGCCGGAAAAAATCGTCGAAGTACTTCAAGAGCGGAAACTTGAAGTGGTCGCGATTCTCAACACGCACGGGCACAGCGACCATATCGCCGGCAACGGCACGATGAAGCAGTTGTACCCGGATGCTCCTCTGGTGATTGGTTACAAAGATGCCGAAAAACTGACCGATCCCGAGAAGAATTTGAGTGCCCCGTTTGGTCTCGCTTTGATCAGCCCGGAAGAAGATGAAACCGTCAAGGGAGGGGACATTTACGCGGCCGCGGAGATCGAGTTCGAGGTTCGCGAGACGCCAGGGCACAGCGTAGGGCACGTGATCTTCATCGTGAAGGATGGTTCGCGGACCATTGTGTTGGGGGGGGATGTTTTGTTCCGAGGAAGCATTGGACGCACCGATTTCCCCGACGGCAGCTTCGCCGACCTGAAGCGGGCGATCGAAGAAGAGATCTTCACGCTGCCAGAAGATGCAATCATTTTGCCGGGACACGGCCCTGCCACCACCGTCGGTGACGAGATTGAAGGCAACCCTTTCGTGGGGAAGCCGGCCGGGTATCAAGGTTAG
- a CDS encoding DUF1571 domain-containing protein, protein MTKSLISRRTLLAGGTALACGLTRATYGEDQRQGLREPVYRVSNRTNGPVQQVQQVAAQHPLTPALELAERGLQNINAHIRDYECTLVKREQINGKLGDQEFMYTKIRNEQVDQGGRVVTPFSVYMYFLKPSSVKGREVLYVKGHNNGNLMAHEGGALLKHVTVSLDPNGTLAMRGQRYPITDIGIKNLIVRLIEVAQQDMQYGECEVNFYNGAKINGRVCTVIEVIHPVPRKNFRFHKAHVFIDDELQVPIRFASWDWPKQQGGEPPMLEEYTYMNLKLNNGFTDADFDPHNEKYGFNV, encoded by the coding sequence ATGACCAAGTCCCTCATTTCGCGTCGTACGCTGCTCGCTGGCGGTACGGCATTGGCCTGCGGGCTGACCCGGGCGACTTACGGTGAGGATCAACGTCAGGGCCTGCGTGAGCCTGTTTATCGAGTTTCCAACCGTACCAACGGCCCAGTTCAGCAAGTCCAGCAGGTCGCTGCTCAGCATCCGCTGACCCCGGCATTGGAACTCGCCGAACGCGGGCTGCAGAACATCAATGCCCACATTCGCGACTACGAATGCACCCTGGTGAAGCGTGAACAGATCAACGGCAAGCTCGGCGATCAAGAGTTCATGTACACCAAGATCCGCAACGAACAGGTCGACCAAGGCGGCCGAGTCGTTACCCCGTTCAGCGTTTACATGTACTTCCTGAAGCCTTCGAGCGTGAAGGGTCGTGAAGTGCTGTACGTGAAGGGTCACAACAACGGCAACCTGATGGCTCACGAAGGGGGAGCGCTGTTGAAGCACGTGACCGTTTCGCTCGATCCGAACGGCACCCTGGCCATGCGTGGTCAGCGTTATCCGATCACTGACATCGGTATCAAGAACTTGATTGTACGTCTGATTGAAGTCGCCCAGCAGGACATGCAGTACGGCGAATGCGAAGTGAATTTCTACAACGGTGCCAAGATCAACGGTCGCGTTTGTACCGTGATCGAAGTGATTCACCCGGTGCCTCGCAAGAACTTCCGCTTCCACAAAGCTCACGTCTTCATCGACGACGAATTGCAAGTGCCGATTCGTTTCGCTTCATGGGACTGGCCAAAGCAACAAGGGGGCGAGCCTCCGATGCTCGAAGAGTACACCTACATGAATCTGAAGCTCAACAACGGTTTCACCGATGCTGACTTCGATCCGCATAACGAAAAGTACGGTTTTAACGTTTAA
- a CDS encoding GNAT family N-acetyltransferase, which translates to MNVELRTGSALTPEDLAAWKSILASNPTLDSGYYRPELTLAAARVRSDVEVAIVTDGGQARAFFPFQRGDNHCATAITGRLSEFHGMIVPQDFQLDLREIVKACGIRSWRFDHAPIWRKELEPFAWARSESPFMDLTGGYDAYTEKLRERGSSAIKQTQRKQRKLAREVGPLRFEYDTDAPEAWDALVTWKSEQYVRTNTLDIFLYDWVHDLLQTIRAEKSPDFSAPLSALWAGDQLAAVHLGLASSTAMQIWFPAYNRELQPYSPGLVILLELASAAAQQGIKRIDFGKGEERYKYEFSTDVLPLLEGGVDFRFAMPTILASWNKLNQAIRRSPWRKQLEAPILATRRFRQWLAFR; encoded by the coding sequence ATGAACGTTGAACTCCGAACCGGAAGTGCCCTGACGCCGGAAGACCTGGCTGCCTGGAAGTCGATCCTGGCCAGCAATCCTACGCTCGACAGTGGTTACTATCGCCCCGAACTTACCCTCGCCGCAGCGCGCGTACGCAGCGACGTGGAAGTCGCGATCGTTACCGATGGCGGCCAGGCTCGCGCCTTCTTCCCCTTTCAGCGCGGCGACAACCACTGTGCCACCGCCATCACCGGCCGCCTATCCGAATTCCACGGGATGATCGTCCCGCAAGACTTTCAGTTGGACCTCCGCGAGATCGTCAAAGCGTGCGGGATTCGCTCGTGGCGATTCGATCACGCCCCGATCTGGCGAAAGGAACTCGAGCCATTTGCCTGGGCTCGCTCCGAGTCCCCCTTCATGGATCTCACCGGCGGCTACGACGCCTACACCGAAAAGCTCCGCGAGCGCGGCTCTTCCGCCATCAAGCAGACGCAGCGAAAACAACGCAAGCTGGCCCGCGAAGTTGGACCGCTGCGGTTTGAATACGACACCGATGCACCCGAAGCCTGGGACGCATTGGTGACGTGGAAGTCAGAGCAATACGTACGTACCAACACGCTCGATATCTTCCTCTACGACTGGGTGCACGACCTGCTGCAAACCATCCGGGCAGAAAAGAGTCCTGATTTCTCGGCTCCGCTATCGGCGCTATGGGCCGGCGATCAACTCGCGGCTGTCCACCTGGGGCTCGCCAGTAGCACGGCCATGCAGATCTGGTTCCCGGCCTATAACCGAGAACTGCAACCCTATTCGCCGGGGCTGGTGATTCTGTTGGAACTCGCTTCCGCGGCTGCACAGCAGGGCATCAAGCGGATCGACTTCGGCAAAGGAGAGGAACGCTACAAGTACGAGTTCTCGACCGACGTGCTTCCCCTCCTGGAAGGTGGCGTCGACTTCCGCTTCGCCATGCCCACGATCCTGGCCAGTTGGAACAAGCTGAATCAAGCTATCCGGCGTTCCCCGTGGCGAAAACAACTGGAAGCCCCGATCCTGGCGACACGGCGCTTCCGCCAGTGGCTGGCGTTTCGATAA
- a CDS encoding c-type cytochrome: MEVFPVNQYDPLMPGILMAIVAVVHVFLAQFAVGGGMLLCYFQWLAMTGRCPNARLFVHGYFKWLVLISFVAGAVTGVGIWFTAIQVSAPTIGEMIRNFHWIWATEYLFFLLEIFAGYLFYRYHRNISDAACLKLLGMYAFAAWMSLFLINGIISWQLTPGGWIDDHWIVAGFFNPTFWPSLFFRTIVALTLAGLVACIVVNTMTKLDQEEKRTLINYAAHLLVPMVLMPILGGWFMLAMPEDSRGWITGGSPAMTLFMNISVGASLAIGGYAFIGMFLQKLYINGATATLLLMLAFGATAGGEFVREGSRKPYSIRYWMYSNGIFPDEVAQMRKDGCLANDPYPLTEGTKVAGEITTRGAKVFRRQCAVCHTVVGINGVTDLTKTWDEEQMRMNFAKLQHTKPFMPPFAGTPEELESLVRYLKWVEHGDDSAAEAPLDEEALANIQKWLDAAGTEPTSGLHQRSDVVMKGHR; the protein is encoded by the coding sequence ATGGAAGTCTTTCCGGTCAATCAATACGATCCGCTGATGCCAGGGATATTGATGGCGATCGTGGCGGTCGTCCATGTGTTTCTCGCCCAGTTTGCGGTGGGCGGGGGGATGCTGCTGTGTTATTTCCAATGGCTGGCGATGACCGGCCGTTGCCCCAATGCGCGGCTATTCGTGCATGGCTATTTCAAGTGGCTGGTGCTGATCAGCTTCGTCGCCGGTGCCGTCACGGGGGTGGGTATCTGGTTCACGGCGATCCAGGTCAGTGCCCCCACGATTGGCGAGATGATTCGCAATTTTCATTGGATCTGGGCGACGGAGTACCTCTTTTTTCTACTGGAAATCTTCGCCGGATATCTCTTCTACCGGTATCACCGCAACATCAGCGATGCGGCTTGCTTGAAACTGCTGGGCATGTACGCGTTTGCGGCCTGGATGAGCTTGTTTTTGATCAACGGCATCATCAGTTGGCAACTCACCCCAGGCGGTTGGATCGATGATCACTGGATCGTTGCCGGGTTCTTCAATCCAACGTTCTGGCCGAGTTTGTTTTTCCGGACGATCGTCGCGCTGACGCTCGCCGGGCTGGTGGCCTGCATCGTGGTGAACACGATGACCAAGCTCGATCAGGAAGAGAAACGCACGCTGATCAACTACGCGGCTCACCTTTTGGTGCCGATGGTGTTGATGCCGATCCTGGGTGGCTGGTTCATGCTGGCCATGCCGGAAGATAGCCGCGGTTGGATTACCGGCGGCAGCCCGGCGATGACGTTGTTCATGAACATCTCGGTCGGGGCGTCGCTCGCGATCGGTGGGTATGCGTTCATCGGCATGTTTCTGCAGAAGCTGTACATCAACGGCGCGACGGCCACGCTACTGTTGATGTTGGCCTTCGGGGCGACTGCTGGCGGCGAGTTCGTTCGCGAGGGCTCGCGGAAGCCTTACTCGATTCGCTACTGGATGTATTCCAACGGAATCTTTCCCGACGAGGTCGCCCAGATGCGCAAGGACGGCTGCCTGGCCAACGACCCGTACCCACTGACTGAAGGGACGAAAGTGGCCGGCGAAATCACGACCCGCGGGGCGAAGGTCTTTCGTCGGCAGTGTGCCGTGTGCCATACGGTGGTCGGCATCAATGGGGTGACCGATTTGACCAAGACGTGGGACGAAGAACAGATGCGAATGAACTTCGCCAAACTGCAGCACACCAAGCCGTTCATGCCCCCGTTCGCCGGCACGCCCGAGGAACTGGAATCGCTGGTCCGCTACCTGAAGTGGGTCGAGCATGGGGATGACAGCGCGGCGGAAGCACCTTTGGATGAGGAAGCCTTGGCCAATATTCAAAAATGGCTGGACGCGGCTGGTACTGAGCCCACGTCGGGGCTGCACCAACGTTCGGACGTCGTGATGAAGGGGCACCGCTAA
- a CDS encoding EF-hand domain-containing protein produces MSLRSLFVFVALSFIAVPSHLFSQDEAEQAASQESAEVAANQSTKLTGPHADYFQTLDTNGDGKVAGEEVFRLPMTLKSLLLRGQEPQDVVIEFDEFHTSMEEYRKRLLERYEKQRMEREAVQGQRDRELAFMRYHQSLMGQQASSEKPEPEVNKVTLESSPHAEYFRHFDKDGNGVLDASEQRSLPDSIVRYLDHTFADAWRTHQITIHEFHNYWEAEKQALERRQETTAENLRFQNYRTKFLVGDRPESADAVKPAPARGAPVRRRQEAEAKPEKDAAKSFTVEIMMLRRTSNGLPDRTLASEVASVLEGAGPSLSARLLPWLNDPDSPGASLVDYIQAQSIDGQSIAVQRGGSEPYVSGTTSMGSRGRAVSYNMQNVGTLVRVESIAIQDSDKLGLSVQFEKSYLEHANDDDEESDDEPEPSSEERAEASDASDSQPAGSSRSSRSVMQGFGPPTSEPAPPPTIATITAEGKLVLPAKVAGVLTEMAKQSGDTFEEVVILVQWN; encoded by the coding sequence ATGTCTCTCCGCAGTCTTTTCGTATTTGTTGCTCTTTCTTTCATCGCCGTTCCTTCTCATCTATTTTCTCAGGACGAGGCCGAGCAGGCCGCTTCTCAAGAGTCGGCCGAGGTTGCTGCCAACCAAAGCACGAAGCTGACCGGTCCTCACGCCGACTACTTCCAGACGCTTGATACTAACGGCGACGGCAAAGTCGCCGGCGAGGAAGTCTTTCGCTTGCCCATGACGTTGAAGTCGCTACTGCTTCGAGGACAAGAGCCCCAAGACGTAGTCATCGAATTCGATGAGTTTCACACCAGCATGGAAGAATATAGGAAACGTCTGTTGGAGCGATACGAAAAGCAGCGGATGGAACGGGAAGCGGTGCAGGGACAACGCGACCGCGAACTGGCCTTCATGCGTTATCACCAGTCGCTGATGGGCCAACAGGCAAGCTCCGAGAAGCCGGAACCGGAAGTTAACAAGGTAACGCTCGAGTCGAGCCCTCACGCTGAGTATTTTCGGCACTTCGACAAGGATGGCAACGGCGTGCTGGATGCAAGCGAGCAGCGAAGTCTGCCGGATAGCATCGTTCGATATCTGGATCACACATTCGCCGATGCCTGGCGAACGCATCAAATTACCATTCACGAGTTCCACAACTACTGGGAAGCGGAAAAACAGGCACTAGAGCGTCGTCAGGAGACGACCGCTGAGAACCTTCGATTTCAGAACTACCGCACGAAGTTTCTCGTCGGCGATAGGCCTGAATCGGCAGACGCCGTAAAGCCGGCTCCTGCGCGGGGCGCCCCGGTACGAAGAAGACAGGAAGCCGAAGCGAAGCCGGAGAAAGACGCCGCGAAGAGTTTCACTGTCGAAATCATGATGCTGCGGCGCACCAGTAACGGGCTGCCCGATCGTACGCTGGCTAGTGAGGTCGCAAGTGTGCTCGAAGGCGCTGGTCCAAGCCTTTCGGCCCGGCTGCTGCCGTGGCTGAACGATCCCGATAGCCCCGGGGCCAGCCTGGTCGACTACATCCAGGCTCAGTCGATCGACGGCCAGTCGATCGCCGTCCAACGAGGTGGCAGCGAACCGTATGTCTCCGGCACGACTTCGATGGGGAGCCGAGGCCGAGCCGTCTCGTACAACATGCAAAACGTCGGAACCCTGGTTCGCGTCGAGTCGATCGCCATCCAGGATAGTGACAAGCTGGGCCTTTCGGTGCAGTTCGAGAAATCGTATCTCGAACATGCCAACGACGACGATGAAGAATCGGACGACGAGCCTGAACCATCCAGCGAAGAGAGAGCGGAAGCTTCGGATGCCAGTGACTCGCAGCCAGCGGGTTCTTCCAGGTCCTCGCGCTCAGTGATGCAAGGTTTCGGGCCGCCGACTTCTGAGCCTGCTCCACCCCCGACGATCGCCACGATCACTGCGGAAGGGAAGTTGGTATTGCCAGCCAAAGTGGCTGGCGTCTTGACGGAAATGGCCAAACAAAGTGGCGACACCTTCGAGGAAGTGGTCATTTTGGTTCAGTGGAACTGA
- a CDS encoding leucyl aminopeptidase, giving the protein MKVTGTEHKISDFSGDVLVVGTYEDGLSPPANQLDNQIGGSITRLVESSDITGKANEVTTILAPGGFAVTRIYVIGLGKKEDLNQQRAYEAAATAAVSLSAKKVEKAAFYLDDFWPSELMEQAIAGAVSAVNGQDIYRKEKKQTPPSEIVWNGATPEVLEHGIALGNAISLTRSLVNRCANDIYPATFAEEAAVVAENHDLNIEVWDKAKLTEENCGSLLAVARGSVKDPRLVIVRYNGGKKGEPPLALVGKGVTFDSGGLSLKPSDGMITMKADMAGAATVLGAIKAISALKIPVNVVALCGLVENMVSGDSYKLGDILHSRSGKTIEVLNTDAEGRLVLADVLNVALDEKPMAIVDLATLTGACVVALGMDTAGLMTNEPDWCHEVEQAALTTGEKMWQLPMYPEFGEQVKSQIADVKNVGDGRWGGAITAAKFLEEFVDETPWTHIDIAGPSFAEKPKPYCGGGATGFAVRTLVELARRQATR; this is encoded by the coding sequence ATGAAGGTGACTGGTACCGAACATAAGATCTCCGACTTCTCCGGAGATGTCCTGGTCGTGGGAACTTACGAAGACGGCCTCTCGCCGCCGGCCAACCAGTTAGATAACCAGATCGGCGGAAGCATTACGCGTTTGGTCGAATCATCAGATATCACGGGCAAAGCCAACGAAGTCACCACTATTTTGGCCCCCGGCGGCTTCGCCGTCACACGCATCTATGTGATCGGGCTGGGCAAGAAAGAAGACCTGAATCAGCAGCGTGCCTACGAGGCCGCCGCGACCGCCGCGGTTAGCTTGTCGGCCAAGAAGGTTGAAAAGGCAGCGTTCTACCTGGACGACTTCTGGCCCAGCGAACTCATGGAGCAAGCGATCGCCGGTGCCGTTTCTGCCGTGAATGGCCAGGACATCTACCGCAAGGAAAAGAAGCAAACTCCACCAAGCGAGATCGTTTGGAATGGTGCAACCCCGGAAGTGCTGGAACACGGAATCGCCCTGGGTAATGCGATCAGCCTGACCCGCTCGCTGGTCAATCGCTGTGCCAACGACATCTACCCGGCAACCTTCGCCGAAGAAGCGGCCGTCGTCGCCGAGAACCACGACCTGAACATCGAGGTCTGGGACAAAGCCAAGCTGACCGAAGAAAACTGCGGTAGCCTTCTGGCGGTCGCACGCGGCAGCGTGAAAGATCCGCGCCTGGTGATCGTTCGCTATAACGGCGGCAAAAAGGGAGAACCACCCTTGGCGTTGGTCGGCAAAGGGGTCACCTTCGATAGCGGCGGGCTCTCGCTCAAGCCATCCGACGGCATGATCACCATGAAAGCCGACATGGCCGGAGCCGCGACCGTGCTGGGCGCGATCAAAGCGATTTCGGCCCTGAAAATCCCGGTCAACGTCGTCGCATTGTGCGGTTTGGTCGAGAACATGGTTTCCGGCGACAGCTACAAACTCGGGGATATCCTCCACTCGCGCAGCGGCAAAACGATCGAAGTTTTGAATACCGACGCCGAAGGTCGCCTGGTTCTGGCCGACGTCCTGAACGTGGCCCTCGACGAAAAGCCGATGGCGATCGTCGACCTCGCCACGCTCACTGGCGCTTGCGTGGTTGCCCTGGGGATGGATACCGCCGGCCTCATGACCAACGAGCCTGATTGGTGCCACGAAGTGGAACAGGCCGCTTTGACCACTGGCGAAAAGATGTGGCAACTGCCGATGTACCCCGAGTTTGGCGAACAGGTCAAAAGCCAGATCGCCGACGTCAAGAATGTGGGTGACGGTCGTTGGGGTGGTGCCATCACGGCCGCTAAGTTCCTCGAAGAATTCGTCGACGAAACCCCCTGGACCCATATCGATATCGCCGGTCCTTCGTTCGCGGAAAAACCCAAGCCGTACTGCGGTGGTGGAGCGACCGGATTTGCGGTTCGAACCTTGGTGGAATTGGCGCGACGCCAAGCTACCCGTTAA
- a CDS encoding lactate racemase domain-containing protein yields the protein MPWISETAKEIKKPELLAILDRAIEEARERICGTPKRVLLLPPDITRMHSGSGWITEYFWEKLKDEAEIHVIPTLGQHEPHTPEQNKQMFGNIPNEIIHAHDWRDGCVKVGEVSADFVKEISDGAADWAIPIWLNKMLMEEQWDLIINIGHVVPHEVLGFANHNKNYFIGLAGKDLICTSHMMAASCGIENNLGNLITPVRAVFNKAEDEMLGHLPDFYVQVVLARNEEGELVHTGIHIGDDLETYLNAARQSRAENITVFDEPVKKIVCVMQGDEFFSTWVANKSVYRTRMAIADGGELLVIAPGLKRFGEQPDVDALIRKYGYQPTEKILELYKENEDMQDLAHGTAHLMHGTSEGRFTIRYAPGHLKQEEVEQVHFAYADYEETLKRYPIDQLKEGFNTMPDGEEIFFIATPSAGLWSTKEKLYNRKTGFAEV from the coding sequence ATGCCTTGGATTTCCGAGACCGCAAAAGAAATCAAAAAACCAGAGCTGCTTGCCATTCTCGACCGAGCGATCGAAGAAGCTCGCGAGCGGATCTGTGGCACTCCGAAGCGAGTTCTGCTGCTTCCACCCGACATTACCCGCATGCACTCTGGGTCTGGCTGGATCACCGAGTACTTCTGGGAGAAGCTCAAGGACGAAGCTGAGATCCACGTAATCCCAACCCTCGGTCAGCACGAGCCGCACACGCCTGAGCAGAACAAGCAGATGTTCGGCAACATCCCCAACGAGATCATCCACGCCCACGACTGGCGGGATGGATGCGTCAAGGTAGGCGAGGTCTCGGCCGACTTCGTCAAAGAGATCAGCGATGGTGCCGCCGACTGGGCCATTCCGATCTGGCTGAACAAGATGCTGATGGAAGAGCAATGGGACCTGATCATCAACATCGGTCACGTCGTCCCGCACGAGGTGTTGGGCTTCGCCAACCACAACAAGAACTATTTCATCGGCCTGGCCGGCAAGGACCTGATCTGCACTTCGCACATGATGGCCGCCAGTTGCGGGATCGAGAACAACCTCGGTAACCTCATTACGCCCGTGCGTGCCGTGTTCAACAAAGCCGAAGATGAAATGCTGGGCCACCTGCCGGACTTCTACGTCCAGGTCGTTCTCGCCCGCAATGAAGAAGGGGAACTCGTTCATACCGGGATCCACATCGGCGACGATCTCGAAACCTACCTGAACGCCGCCAGGCAGTCGCGAGCCGAGAACATCACCGTCTTCGACGAGCCGGTCAAGAAGATCGTCTGCGTCATGCAAGGGGACGAGTTCTTCAGCACCTGGGTTGCAAACAAAAGCGTTTACCGTACCCGCATGGCGATTGCCGACGGCGGCGAACTGCTGGTCATCGCCCCAGGCCTGAAACGATTCGGCGAACAGCCCGACGTTGACGCGCTGATTCGCAAGTATGGTTACCAGCCGACCGAAAAGATCCTGGAACTGTACAAAGAAAACGAAGACATGCAGGACCTGGCCCACGGCACGGCTCACCTGATGCACGGTACCTCCGAAGGCCGCTTCACCATTCGTTACGCCCCGGGTCACCTCAAGCAGGAAGAAGTCGAACAGGTTCACTTCGCTTACGCCGACTACGAAGAAACCTTGAAGCGTTACCCGATCGACCAACTGAAGGAAGGCTTCAACACGATGCCCGACGGCGAAGAGATCTTCTTCATCGCGACCCCGTCGGCCGGTCTGTGGAGCACCAAGGAAAAGCTGTACAACCGCAAGACGGGGTTTGCTGAGGTTTAA
- a CDS encoding flotillin family protein: MEYALLLAQGSDGLLSWFGTTWGIISIIAILVVMAFFGFLILLQSQYKRCPSNRVLVVYGRTGGGKSAQTVHGGAKFVIPLIQDYAYLSLEPIQIEIPLRGALSSENIRVNVPSCFTVAIGTMPGVMDNAAVRLLGLTTNEIRKQAEELIFGQLRQVIASMRIEEINRDRDTFLEHIQRSLEPELNKIGLVLINVNITDITDESGYIDAIGQKAASLAIQQARGDVADNEKMGEIRVTAAQRDREVEVANATKARMIGTREAEREQAIRIAELEKEQTVGEREAEFQREIAVKDAERDKRIRMADADAEAIIGERNAEFEREARVKDAEREKRIKIAEADAQAIEGENLSEAKVAASKAELAVKRADAYERGEIRRREAEGAVKEAENHALAKAAIAEAERVEAEKRALLEAPAKAEKAKIEVDSAAEAARRRILAQAEADAIYAKLEAEARGEYEKLAKKGEGLKAIVEACGSSKEAFQLMLLEHLDTLAETSAKAISNIKFDKVVVWEGGGQNGRSNTADWLSGMAKTLPPMMQVMKDIGGIELPEALVRYTEDPEALANGQSKPTEQEPSAN; this comes from the coding sequence ATGGAATACGCCCTGTTATTAGCCCAAGGCTCTGACGGACTGCTCAGTTGGTTCGGCACGACTTGGGGCATCATTTCGATCATTGCCATTTTGGTAGTGATGGCTTTCTTCGGGTTTTTGATCCTGTTGCAAAGCCAGTACAAACGCTGCCCGAGTAACCGCGTGCTGGTCGTTTACGGCCGCACCGGCGGTGGCAAGTCGGCTCAAACGGTTCACGGTGGTGCGAAGTTCGTCATCCCGCTGATCCAGGACTATGCCTATTTGAGCCTGGAACCGATTCAAATTGAAATCCCGCTGCGCGGTGCTCTTTCTTCGGAAAACATCCGCGTGAACGTCCCCAGCTGCTTCACCGTAGCCATCGGCACCATGCCTGGCGTCATGGACAACGCGGCCGTTCGTTTGCTCGGCTTGACCACCAACGAAATCCGCAAACAAGCGGAAGAACTTATTTTCGGTCAGCTGCGCCAGGTGATCGCCTCGATGCGGATCGAAGAAATCAACCGCGATCGCGACACGTTCCTCGAACACATCCAGCGTTCGCTCGAACCGGAACTCAACAAGATCGGCCTGGTGCTGATCAACGTGAACATTACCGACATCACCGACGAGTCAGGCTACATCGACGCCATCGGTCAGAAGGCCGCCTCGCTCGCCATTCAACAGGCTCGTGGTGACGTGGCCGACAACGAGAAGATGGGTGAAATCCGTGTCACGGCCGCTCAGCGTGACCGGGAAGTCGAAGTCGCCAACGCGACCAAGGCCCGAATGATCGGTACTCGCGAAGCCGAACGCGAACAGGCCATCCGTATCGCCGAGCTCGAAAAAGAACAAACCGTCGGTGAACGCGAGGCTGAGTTCCAACGTGAAATCGCGGTGAAAGATGCCGAACGTGACAAGCGTATTCGCATGGCCGACGCCGACGCCGAAGCCATCATTGGGGAACGTAACGCCGAGTTCGAGCGCGAAGCTCGCGTGAAAGACGCCGAACGCGAAAAGCGTATCAAGATCGCCGAAGCCGACGCTCAGGCCATCGAAGGGGAAAACCTTTCGGAAGCCAAGGTCGCGGCCTCGAAGGCCGAACTGGCCGTCAAGCGGGCCGACGCGTATGAACGTGGTGAAATCCGCCGCCGCGAAGCGGAAGGTGCCGTGAAAGAAGCCGAGAACCATGCCCTCGCCAAAGCGGCCATCGCCGAAGCCGAACGTGTGGAAGCTGAAAAGCGTGCACTGCTCGAAGCTCCGGCCAAAGCCGAGAAAGCCAAGATCGAAGTCGATTCGGCCGCCGAAGCTGCCCGACGTCGTATCCTGGCCCAGGCCGAAGCCGACGCGATCTACGCCAAACTGGAAGCCGAGGCCCGCGGTGAATACGAAAAGCTGGCCAAGAAGGGTGAAGGTTTGAAGGCAATCGTCGAAGCTTGTGGTAGCAGCAAGGAAGCCTTCCAGCTGATGCTGCTGGAACACCTCGACACGCTGGCCGAAACCAGTGCCAAGGCGATCTCGAACATCAAGTTCGACAAGGTGGTCGTCTGGGAAGGTGGCGGTCAAAACGGCCGCTCGAACACGGCCGACTGGCTCAGCGGCATGGCCAAGACCTTGCCTCCGATGATGCAGGTCATGAAAGACATCGGCGGCATCGAACTGCCCGAAGCCTTGGTTCGTTATACGGAAGACCCGGAAGCCCTGGCCAACGGCCAAAGCAAGCCCACCGAGCAGGAACCTTCGGCCAACTAA